The stretch of DNA TAATAGCGGATGTGCGTTTGCAGATAGAATTGCGTGGCGGTATCTCGGGGCAGGGCATTGTGCACGTATTCGCCGTACCAGAACCACGAGTAGCCAACCGAGACCGAGAAGTTCGGGTTGTAGGTATACGTGGCGATCAGGTCCAACTCGTTGCCGATGTTTTGGCCTTGGTCGAGCGTTCCCAGCGGCGCGCCGGCGACGTTGTAGAGAAAGTCGTTGGTGCTGGCCAAATCAAACCAGTGCCAAGCAGCTGTCCCTTTCCATTTTTTGGCCGGAGAGAAATCGAGTTGCGCGCTGTAATCGAGCAGGTTTTGCCCCGAGAGGTTGTCCAAGATCCCCCAATAGGCATGTCCCAGTGGATAGAGCACGCTGAAGGTGTTCGTCTGGTCATCGTCGGGATCCTGATCGCCTGAGCCCCAGTAAAACAGGCCGGACAGACGCGGTTGCCAGGGGACCTGCTTCCAGGTGTGCCCCAAAATACCGGTGAAGAATCCGGCATTGATTCGCTCGCTGTTGTCGCTGCCGAATTGATAGGCGCCTTCAAAATCCAGGTCCCACACCCGTGTGACGTTGCCACACGCGTCCGTCACTTCGCTGGTCGTATTCCAATGCAAGCCGACGGTGTGCCGAAATCCGTCGGCGACGTTCTGCACTTGTTGAGTATCCCGCAACCACAGCCAATACAAATCGACGTAACTGTCTTCGAACCCTCGGTAGGTGGAGTAGACACCCGAGAAAAATTGATCGTAGTCGGGCTGATTGAAGTTATTGTCAAAATCTTGCACCGGAACGATCCCGCGCGCCGCGGCGTTGACCGGGTTGGTGGCGAAGATGTTGAGGTCCCAATCCCCTTCGCTGTAAAGGTATTTGAGCCCCTGGAAGTTCCGCCGCGTATTACTCCAATCCAACGGCGAGACCAACCGCTGTTTGCCATAGAGCATTTCCTGCCGTCCCACGCGAAACGTACCGGGAACATCCAACGTGGTTTCCAGGTTCACGTCGACAAAGGCGTTGAGCACTTCCCAGCGATCGACGTCGATGGGCAAGAGCGGCAGGTCGACACCCCAGGCGGTTGCATCAATAAATTCCACATAGGCGCGGCCCCAATCGCTCACTTCAAGATTGAAGTATTGCCGCCAACGCCACAAGTTGTACGTACTCCGCCCCGGTCCACCCGGCCGCAGACGGTTGCGTTCGTCCATCGGGCGAAAGCGCAGTTCGCCCCCGGCGGAGAGTACCAGGAAATCGTCCGCTAGATGAATCTGATTGAGGCTGTCCCCCAACAGTGGCGGGTCGTTGGGATTGCTCCCGTAGGTGAAGTCGTTGTCATAAAACAGCGTCTTATACGGATTGATCACTTTCGGGGGCGCCGGTTTGGGCGGCGGGACATAGACCGTTTGCTGCTGTTGTTGATAGCCGGCCATATATGCGTTTTGATCAACAAGCGGTTCCGCAGCCTTCGAGGGTCCAGCAGAAACTCCAAGCCCGATGGCGGTCAATGTGGTGAAGAGAATGAATCGGTGTGGCATGCCATCTTCCTTGATTGCGCGCATGACGAGATGGGGAGTCAGCTGGCCTGGGCGGCCAATTGATTCCCCCAATGCAGCTAGTCGGACGGTTTTGAGATCACTGGCCGTAGCAGGATGCGGCCGTGGACTAATTGACTCAAAACGCCGGATAAGGAGTGTGGAATTGTCCAACAATTCCATCCCTTAAATCGGAAGAATGCTTTCAACCGGTTGAGTTCGCCCGGCCCACTGTGCACAAGAACCGGCAATCGCCGCTGTCTAACAGGCAGGGTTTGCCTAACCGGAGCGCTGGGGTTTGCTAGCGGCGCTAGTTCAACTCAAGCAGTTGGAGATTATTGTCCACCACCAACTGTAAGCGAGCGTTGTGCAGATTGCCTAGGAACCGATTTTTCGCGGCGCCATTTTGACCGTCTTCCCCGCCTTGATCTCAATTGTGAGCGATTTTTCCAGCCAGCCATATTTCTCATGCCAGACGACGAATTCATGCTGACCGGCCGGAAGGTTGTTGATTTCAAATTTCCCTTGCCGGTCGGTGATCGCAGCGTAGGGATGATCAAGTATCAACCAATGCGCTTTCATCCAGCGATGATAATCACTGCTGACAGGGAAGGGAGCAGGTTCCGGTTTGTTGAACATGACTGCTGCGCCTGAACGGTCCTGCGGTCTCAACGCAAGATTGTAGGGGCTATTTTTGCTTGGCCTGGTATGCACATTAGAAGGAATGGGGTCGGCGTTTTTCAGCAAGATCGTTTGGTCCGTCTGAGCGATGAGGGCGTGCGGTAGAAAGCGGCGGCCTATGGCATCAAAGACGACTTTCTTGCTCTTGCGACGAATCAGACTGGGATGAATCTCTGACGGCGGGTTTTTGAGGTAGACGAAAACATTTTTAATGCCCAACGTTTTTTTATCGACAATCAGTTCTTCGCTGCGAATCGTTTGAGCTGCGGAAATGGCGGCATCTTTTACGCTCATGTCCCCTTTTTCCACGAGCACTTTAGGTTCCGGCCACAGGCCGTCGAAGAGAAATTGCCCGCTGAATGCCCCCCAGCCGGGGGCGGCGCCGACCACATTGAACTTGGCCTGTTCGCCGGGCGCAGCGGCAATGTGTTCAAAGGTGATGTTGTGTGTCTTACGGACCTCGACATGAAAGGAAACGATGTTTTTCCCCTTCAGATCCTCAAATTCGGCCGTTGCTTGATAGAATCCCGCGGCACCGACTCCCCCAAATCGCGATTGCACGTGCCGGGTTTGACCATCGGCTTCAACAGCGACAACTCTTACCTCGTGGCCGATCGCATTGTGGGCAAAATTCAGAACAATGTCGTTGCCTTTGATTTGACCCGGCATAAATGTGACGCCAAAATTGAAGCCGCCAAACGTGAATGCACTCGCACTTTGTTCATTTCCATTCGAGGTGGCGATCAACTGCCAGTCGCCATTAGGAACGGAGATTCTGAATTTGGATTGTTGGGTTCCCTGGGGGAGCGAGACCAGTTTGACACGCATGTTTTCCAGGGGATGGCCAGCTTGGTCCACCGGGACGCTCAGCGAGCCTGAACCGCCGGAGCCGATCAAAGTAATGGTCGTCGCTTGGACTAGATTCTCCGGCACGCCATGAAAGCGAAAAGCGAATTCACGCCCGATCATATCGCGGCCAAAATGATATCTCCCGCCGGGATGGGCATACGGGGCAGTCTCTAGCGGCGAACCATCCGCCCGCCACCACGGACGGTCTTTGGAGGGATGCTCGGAAATACCGACCAACTCAACGGTTCCTCCGTTCGGCAGTTCGGCAAAAAACTCCGTCGGTGCGGCAGGTTGTGGTTGGGCCGGTTGCTCGGCCGCCGGGTCATCATTTGCACGCACACGTGGCAACACAATCGCGGCCAACAAAATTAGAAACAACGTGGAGCGAGAGGTGATCCGTCCGGTGACCGGACGCTTGGTGTCCAAAATACGAATCAGACGGTTACGAAAGACGCGTCCGGGACGGAAAATGCCCAGCGCGGGATCCAGAACCGGTGGTCGCGTTTGTGCCGCTTCAACCGCGCGGAGCAGGGCGTTGCCACAGTCGCGTCGCGACACATCGGCGGCCAATAATGCGGCATCGTCGCAGGCGTATTCCTGCAAGCGGTGAATCATACCGTTGGCAATCCAAACGGCCGGGTTAAAGACATGCAGCATCTGCACCAGCCGTTGAAACAGCGCGATCCACAAGTCGCCGTGCCGGATATGCGCAAATTCGTGCAGTACGATCCACTGAATCTGC from Symmachiella dynata encodes:
- a CDS encoding M56 family metallopeptidase; the encoded protein is MNFVSALNEMSHVWFDQMRNSLVDTTILLGVVSAVWLLLRKRLSAQVGCCLFLLVLVKAAIPLEIPGPSWLAALSPRQQWQQWVETSPPASTNHVAPPPVNPHDLQPIASTTIDTVASTPGLATTTNTDTQPTTIAPAATPLAINTQQQPTLTTAAWLMILWGSTACAMLMRFAWIHIQFHRRLRSATRVVDDVMLIDLEKLRRAAGVRQTVRYFVTNEISSPAVWGILRPCLLLPSGFTQTYSPKQIQWIVLHEFAHIRHGDLWIALFQRLVQMLHVFNPAVWIANGMIHRLQEYACDDAALLAADVSRRDCGNALLRAVEAAQTRPPVLDPALGIFRPGRVFRNRLIRILDTKRPVTGRITSRSTLFLILLAAIVLPRVRANDDPAAEQPAQPQPAAPTEFFAELPNGGTVELVGISEHPSKDRPWWRADGSPLETAPYAHPGGRYHFGRDMIGREFAFRFHGVPENLVQATTITLIGSGGSGSLSVPVDQAGHPLENMRVKLVSLPQGTQQSKFRISVPNGDWQLIATSNGNEQSASAFTFGGFNFGVTFMPGQIKGNDIVLNFAHNAIGHEVRVVAVEADGQTRHVQSRFGGVGAAGFYQATAEFEDLKGKNIVSFHVEVRKTHNITFEHIAAAPGEQAKFNVVGAAPGWGAFSGQFLFDGLWPEPKVLVEKGDMSVKDAAISAAQTIRSEELIVDKKTLGIKNVFVYLKNPPSEIHPSLIRRKSKKVVFDAIGRRFLPHALIAQTDQTILLKNADPIPSNVHTRPSKNSPYNLALRPQDRSGAAVMFNKPEPAPFPVSSDYHRWMKAHWLILDHPYAAITDRQGKFEINNLPAGQHEFVVWHEKYGWLEKSLTIEIKAGKTVKMAPRKIGS
- a CDS encoding alginate export family protein; amino-acid sequence: MPHRFILFTTLTAIGLGVSAGPSKAAEPLVDQNAYMAGYQQQQQTVYVPPPKPAPPKVINPYKTLFYDNDFTYGSNPNDPPLLGDSLNQIHLADDFLVLSAGGELRFRPMDERNRLRPGGPGRSTYNLWRWRQYFNLEVSDWGRAYVEFIDATAWGVDLPLLPIDVDRWEVLNAFVDVNLETTLDVPGTFRVGRQEMLYGKQRLVSPLDWSNTRRNFQGLKYLYSEGDWDLNIFATNPVNAAARGIVPVQDFDNNFNQPDYDQFFSGVYSTYRGFEDSYVDLYWLWLRDTQQVQNVADGFRHTVGLHWNTTSEVTDACGNVTRVWDLDFEGAYQFGSDNSERINAGFFTGILGHTWKQVPWQPRLSGLFYWGSGDQDPDDDQTNTFSVLYPLGHAYWGILDNLSGQNLLDYSAQLDFSPAKKWKGTAAWHWFDLASTNDFLYNVAGAPLGTLDQGQNIGNELDLIATYTYNPNFSVSVGYSWFWYGEYVHNALPRDTATQFYLQTHIRY